The following coding sequences are from one Solea solea chromosome 4, fSolSol10.1, whole genome shotgun sequence window:
- the LOC131458293 gene encoding rho guanine nucleotide exchange factor TIAM1-like isoform X4, whose amino-acid sequence MNPPECPMSCSSSSSSSSLSPSPVSAFPPANGTAAQRQLSHADKLRKVINELVETEKTYVKDLNCLIECYLTPLQKESFLTQDELDVLFGNLGEMVEFQVEFLRTLEDGIRLVPDLDRLERVEQFKKVLFSLGGSFLYYADRFKIYSAFCASHTKVPKVLAKAKTDPDFKAFLAERNPRQQHSSTLESYLIKPIQRVLKYPLLLRELYSLTDPDSEEHYHLDVAMKAMNKVASHINEMQKLHEEYGAVFDQLINEQTADKKEVADLSMGDLLLHSAVVWLNPPASLFKSKKDPDLAAFVFKTAVVFVYKGCSKHRRKIGGSHRASVSDDRDPFRFRHMIATDSLQVRALANSEGTAVCEIVHTRSESEGRPERTFQLCCTSPESKKDFLKAVHSILREKQRRQLLKTESLPPNQQYVPFGGKRLCALKGARPAMNRAASAPSRTLARRKLVRNRFTIDTDLVFHGNNNNNGSDSDAAHPPSCPPLFQHALLQSRKPQGEDTDRWVEEQFDLGSYESQGEGIDVGQVKETDILSDDDEYCKSVRAASAEPGDLEGKMGGLNLQGGETRSHNLNGQLLETRSEIIRGLTQDGGGSGLDSLPSCGISLSCCTTQTLKLAPLKQCAAEEAANSDHDVVWVRRDDFANGCNSDVF is encoded by the exons ATGAACCCCCCGGAGTGCCCCATGTCGTGCTCCTCGtcgtcgtcctcgtcctccctgTCGCCGAGCCCCGTGTCGGCCTTCCCGCCCGCCAACGGGACCGCCGCGCAGCGGCAGCTCTCCCACGCGGACAAACTGCGCAAGGTCATCAACGAGTTGGTGGAGACGGAGAAGACTTACGTCAAA GACCTGAACTGCCTGATAGAGTGCTACTTGACACCTTTGCAGAAGGAGAGCTTCCTCACACAGGATGAG TTGGACGTTTTGTTCGGTAACCTCGGGGAGATGGTGGAGTTCCAGGTGGAGTTCCTCCGAACGCTGGAAGACGGAATCCGACTGGTGCCAGATCTCGACAGGCTGGAGAGGGTGGAGCAGTTTAAG AAAGTGCTGTTCTCTTTGGGCGGCTCGTTCCTCTATTACGCTGATCGCTTCAAGATCTACAGCGCCTTCTGTGCCAGCCACACCAAGGTTCCAAAGGTCCTGGCTaaag CAAAGACAGATCCAGATTTCAAGGCTTTCCTCGCCGAGAGAAACCCCCGACAGCAGCACTCGTCCACTTTAGAGTCTTACCTCATCAAACCCATCCAGAGGGTCCTGAAGTACCCgctgctgctgagggagctCTACTCGCTCACTGACCCGGACAGTGAGGAACATTACCACCTGGACG TGGCGATGAAGGCCATGAACAAGGTTGCCAGTCACATCAACGAGATGCAGAAGCTGCACGAGGAGTACGGCGCCGTGTTCGACCAGCTCATCAACGAACAGACTGCGGACAAAAAAGAG GTGGCTGACCTGTCGATGGGGGACCTTCTGCTCCACTCCGCTGTGGTTTGGCTCAACCCTCCTGCGTCTTTGTTCAAGAGCAAGAAGGACCCTGACTTGGCAGCATTTG TGTTCAAAACCGCAGTTGTGTTTGTCTACAAAGGCTGCTCCAAGCACAGGAGAAAGATT GGCGGATCTCACCGCGCGTCCGTGAGTGATGACAGGGATCCCTTCCGTTTTCGCCACATGATCGCCACGGACTCTCTGCAAGTCCGCGCCCTCGCAA ACTCCGAGGGAACAGCCGTGTGTGAGATAGTTCACACGAGATCTGAATCCGAGGGACGACCAGAGAGAACCTTCCAGCTGTGCTGCAC ttCTCCAGAAAGTAAGAAGGACTTCCTGAAAGCGGTGCACTCCATCCTGAGAGAAAAGCAGCGACGGCAGCTTCTCAAAACCGAGTCTCTGCCACCGAACCAGCAGTACGTCCCATTCGGGGGCAAACGCTTGTGTGCCCTCAAAGGGGCGCGACCCGCCATGAACAGAGCAG CTTCGGCTCCATCCCGAACGCTGGCCCGCAGGAAGCTGGTGCGGAACCGCTTCACCATCGATACCGACCTGGTCTTCcacggcaacaacaacaacaacggcaGCGACTCCGACGCCGCTCACCCGCCGTCCTGCCCGCCGCTCTTCCAGCACGCCCTCCTCCAGTCCCGCAAACCTCAGGGCGAGGACACGGACCGCTGGGTGGAGGAGCAGTTCGACCTGGGGTCCTACGAAAGCCAGGGGGAGGGCATCGACGTGGGGCAGGTGAAGGAGACGGACATTTTAAGCGACGACGACGAGTACTGCAAGTCGGTGCGGGCGGCGTCGGCAGAGCCGGGCGACCTGGAGGGAAAGATGGGCGGGCTCAATCTACAGGGCGGAGAGACGAGGAGTCACAACCTGAACGGACAATTATTAGAGACAAGAAGTGAGATCATACGGGGCCTCACGCAGGATGGTGGCGGCTCAGGTTTAGACTCTTTGCCCTCCTGTGGCATTTCTTTGTCCTGCTGCACGACACAGACTCTGAAGCTCGCCCCCTTGAAGCAGTGCGCCGCGGAGGAGGCGGCAAACAGCGACCATGACGTCGTCTGGGTGCGGCGGGACGACTTTGCAAACGGGTGCAACAGTGACGTCTTCTga
- the LOC131458293 gene encoding rho guanine nucleotide exchange factor TIAM1-like isoform X2, translating to MSATRRSRSSKRSTESIYDVFQLSTEQVTAICRSLHDMNPPECPMSCSSSSSSSSLSPSPVSAFPPANGTAAQRQLSHADKLRKVINELVETEKTYVKDLNCLIECYLTPLQKESFLTQDELDVLFGNLGEMVEFQVEFLRTLEDGIRLVPDLDRLERVEQFKKVLFSLGGSFLYYADRFKIYSAFCASHTKVPKVLAKAKTDPDFKAFLAERNPRQQHSSTLESYLIKPIQRVLKYPLLLRELYSLTDPDSEEHYHLDVAMKAMNKVASHINEMQKLHEEYGAVFDQLINEQTADKKEVADLSMGDLLLHSAVVWLNPPASLFKSKKDPDLAAFVFKTAVVFVYKGCSKHRRKIGGSHRASVSDDRDPFRFRHMIATDSLQVRALANSEGTAVCEIVHTRSESEGRPERTFQLCCTSPESKKDFLKAVHSILREKQRRQLLKTESLPPNQQYVPFGGKRLCALKGARPAMNRAASAPSRTLARRKLVRNRFTIDTDLVFHGNNNNNGSDSDAAHPPSCPPLFQHALLQSRKPQGEDTDRWVEEQFDLGSYESQGEGIDVGQVKETDILSDDDEYCKSVRAASAEPGDLEGKMGGLNLQGGETRSHNLNGQLLETRSEIIRGLTQDGGGSGLDSLPSCGISLSCCTTQTLKLAPLKQCAAEEAANSDHDVVWVRRDDFANGCNSDVF from the exons AGCACGGAGCAGGTCACCGCTATCTGCCGCAGCCTCCATGACATGAACCCCCCGGAGTGCCCCATGTCGTGCTCCTCGtcgtcgtcctcgtcctccctgTCGCCGAGCCCCGTGTCGGCCTTCCCGCCCGCCAACGGGACCGCCGCGCAGCGGCAGCTCTCCCACGCGGACAAACTGCGCAAGGTCATCAACGAGTTGGTGGAGACGGAGAAGACTTACGTCAAA GACCTGAACTGCCTGATAGAGTGCTACTTGACACCTTTGCAGAAGGAGAGCTTCCTCACACAGGATGAG TTGGACGTTTTGTTCGGTAACCTCGGGGAGATGGTGGAGTTCCAGGTGGAGTTCCTCCGAACGCTGGAAGACGGAATCCGACTGGTGCCAGATCTCGACAGGCTGGAGAGGGTGGAGCAGTTTAAG AAAGTGCTGTTCTCTTTGGGCGGCTCGTTCCTCTATTACGCTGATCGCTTCAAGATCTACAGCGCCTTCTGTGCCAGCCACACCAAGGTTCCAAAGGTCCTGGCTaaag CAAAGACAGATCCAGATTTCAAGGCTTTCCTCGCCGAGAGAAACCCCCGACAGCAGCACTCGTCCACTTTAGAGTCTTACCTCATCAAACCCATCCAGAGGGTCCTGAAGTACCCgctgctgctgagggagctCTACTCGCTCACTGACCCGGACAGTGAGGAACATTACCACCTGGACG TGGCGATGAAGGCCATGAACAAGGTTGCCAGTCACATCAACGAGATGCAGAAGCTGCACGAGGAGTACGGCGCCGTGTTCGACCAGCTCATCAACGAACAGACTGCGGACAAAAAAGAG GTGGCTGACCTGTCGATGGGGGACCTTCTGCTCCACTCCGCTGTGGTTTGGCTCAACCCTCCTGCGTCTTTGTTCAAGAGCAAGAAGGACCCTGACTTGGCAGCATTTG TGTTCAAAACCGCAGTTGTGTTTGTCTACAAAGGCTGCTCCAAGCACAGGAGAAAGATT GGCGGATCTCACCGCGCGTCCGTGAGTGATGACAGGGATCCCTTCCGTTTTCGCCACATGATCGCCACGGACTCTCTGCAAGTCCGCGCCCTCGCAA ACTCCGAGGGAACAGCCGTGTGTGAGATAGTTCACACGAGATCTGAATCCGAGGGACGACCAGAGAGAACCTTCCAGCTGTGCTGCAC ttCTCCAGAAAGTAAGAAGGACTTCCTGAAAGCGGTGCACTCCATCCTGAGAGAAAAGCAGCGACGGCAGCTTCTCAAAACCGAGTCTCTGCCACCGAACCAGCAGTACGTCCCATTCGGGGGCAAACGCTTGTGTGCCCTCAAAGGGGCGCGACCCGCCATGAACAGAGCAG CTTCGGCTCCATCCCGAACGCTGGCCCGCAGGAAGCTGGTGCGGAACCGCTTCACCATCGATACCGACCTGGTCTTCcacggcaacaacaacaacaacggcaGCGACTCCGACGCCGCTCACCCGCCGTCCTGCCCGCCGCTCTTCCAGCACGCCCTCCTCCAGTCCCGCAAACCTCAGGGCGAGGACACGGACCGCTGGGTGGAGGAGCAGTTCGACCTGGGGTCCTACGAAAGCCAGGGGGAGGGCATCGACGTGGGGCAGGTGAAGGAGACGGACATTTTAAGCGACGACGACGAGTACTGCAAGTCGGTGCGGGCGGCGTCGGCAGAGCCGGGCGACCTGGAGGGAAAGATGGGCGGGCTCAATCTACAGGGCGGAGAGACGAGGAGTCACAACCTGAACGGACAATTATTAGAGACAAGAAGTGAGATCATACGGGGCCTCACGCAGGATGGTGGCGGCTCAGGTTTAGACTCTTTGCCCTCCTGTGGCATTTCTTTGTCCTGCTGCACGACACAGACTCTGAAGCTCGCCCCCTTGAAGCAGTGCGCCGCGGAGGAGGCGGCAAACAGCGACCATGACGTCGTCTGGGTGCGGCGGGACGACTTTGCAAACGGGTGCAACAGTGACGTCTTCTga
- the LOC131458293 gene encoding rho guanine nucleotide exchange factor TIAM1-like isoform X3 has protein sequence MSTEQVTAICRSLHDMNPPECPMSCSSSSSSSSLSPSPVSAFPPANGTAAQRQLSHADKLRKVINELVETEKTYVKDLNCLIECYLTPLQKESFLTQDELDVLFGNLGEMVEFQVEFLRTLEDGIRLVPDLDRLERVEQFKKVLFSLGGSFLYYADRFKIYSAFCASHTKVPKVLAKAKTDPDFKAFLAERNPRQQHSSTLESYLIKPIQRVLKYPLLLRELYSLTDPDSEEHYHLDVAMKAMNKVASHINEMQKLHEEYGAVFDQLINEQTADKKEVADLSMGDLLLHSAVVWLNPPASLFKSKKDPDLAAFVFKTAVVFVYKGCSKHRRKIGGSHRASVSDDRDPFRFRHMIATDSLQVRALANSEGTAVCEIVHTRSESEGRPERTFQLCCTSPESKKDFLKAVHSILREKQRRQLLKTESLPPNQQYVPFGGKRLCALKGARPAMNRAASAPSRTLARRKLVRNRFTIDTDLVFHGNNNNNGSDSDAAHPPSCPPLFQHALLQSRKPQGEDTDRWVEEQFDLGSYESQGEGIDVGQVKETDILSDDDEYCKSVRAASAEPGDLEGKMGGLNLQGGETRSHNLNGQLLETRSEIIRGLTQDGGGSGLDSLPSCGISLSCCTTQTLKLAPLKQCAAEEAANSDHDVVWVRRDDFANGCNSDVF, from the exons AGCACGGAGCAGGTCACCGCTATCTGCCGCAGCCTCCATGACATGAACCCCCCGGAGTGCCCCATGTCGTGCTCCTCGtcgtcgtcctcgtcctccctgTCGCCGAGCCCCGTGTCGGCCTTCCCGCCCGCCAACGGGACCGCCGCGCAGCGGCAGCTCTCCCACGCGGACAAACTGCGCAAGGTCATCAACGAGTTGGTGGAGACGGAGAAGACTTACGTCAAA GACCTGAACTGCCTGATAGAGTGCTACTTGACACCTTTGCAGAAGGAGAGCTTCCTCACACAGGATGAG TTGGACGTTTTGTTCGGTAACCTCGGGGAGATGGTGGAGTTCCAGGTGGAGTTCCTCCGAACGCTGGAAGACGGAATCCGACTGGTGCCAGATCTCGACAGGCTGGAGAGGGTGGAGCAGTTTAAG AAAGTGCTGTTCTCTTTGGGCGGCTCGTTCCTCTATTACGCTGATCGCTTCAAGATCTACAGCGCCTTCTGTGCCAGCCACACCAAGGTTCCAAAGGTCCTGGCTaaag CAAAGACAGATCCAGATTTCAAGGCTTTCCTCGCCGAGAGAAACCCCCGACAGCAGCACTCGTCCACTTTAGAGTCTTACCTCATCAAACCCATCCAGAGGGTCCTGAAGTACCCgctgctgctgagggagctCTACTCGCTCACTGACCCGGACAGTGAGGAACATTACCACCTGGACG TGGCGATGAAGGCCATGAACAAGGTTGCCAGTCACATCAACGAGATGCAGAAGCTGCACGAGGAGTACGGCGCCGTGTTCGACCAGCTCATCAACGAACAGACTGCGGACAAAAAAGAG GTGGCTGACCTGTCGATGGGGGACCTTCTGCTCCACTCCGCTGTGGTTTGGCTCAACCCTCCTGCGTCTTTGTTCAAGAGCAAGAAGGACCCTGACTTGGCAGCATTTG TGTTCAAAACCGCAGTTGTGTTTGTCTACAAAGGCTGCTCCAAGCACAGGAGAAAGATT GGCGGATCTCACCGCGCGTCCGTGAGTGATGACAGGGATCCCTTCCGTTTTCGCCACATGATCGCCACGGACTCTCTGCAAGTCCGCGCCCTCGCAA ACTCCGAGGGAACAGCCGTGTGTGAGATAGTTCACACGAGATCTGAATCCGAGGGACGACCAGAGAGAACCTTCCAGCTGTGCTGCAC ttCTCCAGAAAGTAAGAAGGACTTCCTGAAAGCGGTGCACTCCATCCTGAGAGAAAAGCAGCGACGGCAGCTTCTCAAAACCGAGTCTCTGCCACCGAACCAGCAGTACGTCCCATTCGGGGGCAAACGCTTGTGTGCCCTCAAAGGGGCGCGACCCGCCATGAACAGAGCAG CTTCGGCTCCATCCCGAACGCTGGCCCGCAGGAAGCTGGTGCGGAACCGCTTCACCATCGATACCGACCTGGTCTTCcacggcaacaacaacaacaacggcaGCGACTCCGACGCCGCTCACCCGCCGTCCTGCCCGCCGCTCTTCCAGCACGCCCTCCTCCAGTCCCGCAAACCTCAGGGCGAGGACACGGACCGCTGGGTGGAGGAGCAGTTCGACCTGGGGTCCTACGAAAGCCAGGGGGAGGGCATCGACGTGGGGCAGGTGAAGGAGACGGACATTTTAAGCGACGACGACGAGTACTGCAAGTCGGTGCGGGCGGCGTCGGCAGAGCCGGGCGACCTGGAGGGAAAGATGGGCGGGCTCAATCTACAGGGCGGAGAGACGAGGAGTCACAACCTGAACGGACAATTATTAGAGACAAGAAGTGAGATCATACGGGGCCTCACGCAGGATGGTGGCGGCTCAGGTTTAGACTCTTTGCCCTCCTGTGGCATTTCTTTGTCCTGCTGCACGACACAGACTCTGAAGCTCGCCCCCTTGAAGCAGTGCGCCGCGGAGGAGGCGGCAAACAGCGACCATGACGTCGTCTGGGTGCGGCGGGACGACTTTGCAAACGGGTGCAACAGTGACGTCTTCTga